The following is a genomic window from Nymphaea colorata isolate Beijing-Zhang1983 chromosome 3, ASM883128v2, whole genome shotgun sequence.
ACGCCCATCTTGCGCCACATTTGTAGCAGAAGCTGCAACCACACCTGCAAGTGATGTGGTTGCAGCCCCCTACTTTCTCAATACATTTTGCATTTGGGGCATTGCTGCCATTTAAAAATGGCCGCGAGCTTTATGATCTCTTCATCATTatccttcttgttcttcttgtcGCTGTCCTTCTTTATCTATCCATTGTGCTGGAAAAGTGTTGGACGTTTTTCTATGCACCAGAAATCTCCCTATGTTGGTTCAGCAAGATCTCCAGCGTCCTCTGTGAAGAACAGCAAACAAGAGCaagagcaagaggaagagagagaagataagTCAGTTTTattttggggttttcttccaAAGGGCTTCTCACGGATTATCATCTTGAGAGTTTGCTAGGAATTTAAAGCCCAGCCCtttaggttttccccaacccTAGCTACGGTTACGTGGGAGATTCTTTAGGAGATATTGTAAGAGTACTTTTAGATGAAAATCTAGTAACTGctcggatagggctcaatggccactatccaacatctcccacttggccatgagaccgccagttttCTTCCAttatatgtgggttttcttttctCAGTTTGTTACGTGGTTTTCCTTAATTGGCTTATCCAGCGTAACTTAAACCTTTTTCGAGGTTtacagcgaggttttccattcaatggtttttccttcgcaaTCTTTCAAATATATTTCAGCCCCATATGAgctacatgttttgaaaacaagtcttcagATATTCCCTTGGTTAAGGGATCAGCCACCATATCATTTGTAGGCAAATATTCtactgagatttcatttttctcgatcatttcatgaacataatggtatttcaccattatatgtttactctttgagctgACAGCTCCATTTTTCATCAGAGATATtgctgcctgattatcacagtatAGTTGGACCGGTTCATgagcaagatctaatttcaagtctttcaagaaccgatttatccagacagcaaaagtagttgcaatattgcatgctacatactctgcttcttgtgtgtgctgagcaacacatccctgtttcttacaagaccaggctatcgccccacctccaaagagaaaGACATACCCTGAAGTGGATTTACTATCATCTTTACAAcctgcaaaatctgcatcagaatagccaactaaagttagctcatctgcttgataagacaatttcagtcattttgttcctttaatataccgaaaaattcttttgactgcTTGCCAATGAGGCCATCCAgaattactttgataacgacttaccagaccgatagaaaaacttatgtctggtctggtacaaagcattaaatacatcagactaccaactgcttgtgcatatggaacatttaatttttgttgttcttcacTGGGACAATCACTCCTGCTTAagtttgctcctttagctataggaGTCCCAATTGGTTTACAGTCTAACAtacgaaatttcttcaagatatgATCAATATACCGTTCCTGGCTTAAACTCAGGatttttgagtttctttctcaagtgatttttattcctaatatataggatgcttcacccaagtccttcatttcgaagtttttgtTTAGCCAAGTCTTCGTTTTGTATATCATATCGTTATCATTTCCTGTTaataatatgtcatcaacatataatgatagaatacagAAAAGACTCCCACTTTTCCAAACGTATACACAGTGGTCTAGTTGGTTTGCtacaaacccaagttttgtaattgctttgtgaaaagcaaaataccactgtcttggagattgtttcagtccatataacgatttattcaacttgtacactttgtcttctttttccttgatgacatatccctgcggttgagtcatatatatagtttcttttaactcaccgttcagaaaagcagtcttcacatccatctgacaaatatccaGGTCATAGAATGccgcgatagccaaaattattctgattgatgcgAACTTTGCAACTGGCGAATAGGTCTctgagtaatcaattccttccttttgggaaaaacctttcgccactagtctggctttgaatttttcaactgatccatcagctttatacttcttccttagcacccatttacatccaatgggttttctgtcattaagaagatctactaattcccagactttattcttttctatggattcaatttcttcatccatagcattcaccCAATCTGACGATTCATGTGAGCTTACcgcttcatcatatgtcagattgtcagacatttcgtcaatGTCTGCTAGGTAGCATAGCTCCTCTGccaaatatacataataatcatttaaatatgaaggaggagctctTGGTCTTTTATGACTGATAACGTCTGAGATGATGAAGTATTcatatcagttggttcattgcctaacTGATCTTCAGTAGGTTCATTTCCTGACTGTTCCTCAAATGATTCTtgttcagttggttcattgccaaactgaactccagtcggttcatttcctgactgacctccagtcggttcattaccagactgttcatctgaataaatcagatcatccagtGTATCATTTCGATATTCCACTGGATCAtaatctttattattgagttcttctatgaactctacatctctactttctataagtcccatagatgaatgatataatctgtagcccttggatccttttgggtatccaataaatatacatctcactgatctattatctagtttatccaattttggatctagaattttcacgtgtgctacagatccccatctccTTAAATATCTCAGATCTGATTTTATACCAGtccatctttcataaggagtggttgggactgctttgcagggcactcgttttattgtatacatagctGTCAACACAGCttctccccaaaaaacttttggtaattgtgctcctgccaacatggatctcaccatgttcaagagggttctattacacctctcagccacaccattttgttgtggtgtcctaggcattgtcttttgcctattaattccaaggttTTTGCAGTATTCGAGGAATTCACTAGAagtgtattctcctcctcgatcagaccttatgattttgatgttccttccaagttgtctctcgacttcagatttgtattccttgaatttctcaagtgcttcagatttatatctgattaaatatatgtaaccaaatcttgagaagtcgtcaataaaagttatgaaatataacttgCCACTATGAGTTTGGACCCTGAAAGGTCCACAGATATCAGTATGAATTATCTCTAATAATTCAGTGGCTCGAATTACTTCAGATGGAAAtggttttcttgtcatttttccaTATACACATGACTCGCATTTCGTAAAATCACTTAGATTTATGTCAGGTAttaaaccttgttgtgctagagtctgcatcttttttatgcttatatggcttaatctttcatgccataagtttacattcacactcattgcacaatcgaaataagcagaacttgaagcttcattcatgtcattcaatttgaacataccatgttcttttacaaattttccacTAAACATGAGTCTTCCATGTTTTCCTACTGTTACTTTTCCTGGAATAAAACGtacttcaaaacctttcccaGTTAGTGCAGGAACTGACACTAGATTCCTCCTCATGGAGGAGACATACAAAACTTCGTTACAACACTTGTACCCTCAACATTTAAACGATATGCCCCAattcccatgacatcacaataagaATTGTTTCCCATATAGACTTTGTGGGTTCCCGGACTCAGATTTTTCATGTGGATCACTCCTTCTTTCGTCTTCGCAATGTGACGAGTTGCTCCTGAATCGACCCACCATCCAGTTagatctccatctgcaaacagACATTCTGATACGACACAGATGACTTCCCTGTCAGAGTCTCCTTGAGGCTTCCTTCTGTTGTAGTTGCCCCGACCAATGTTGTCTTTCTTACTCGGGAATTTTGTCCTGCAATTCTTCTTTATATGTCCAGGCTTCCcgcatctgtagcatttcactacagttccttgaTATTTCTTAGTACCTGCATAATTGCTCTTGAACTTGCCATcgtttcgatttttaaattgttttgattttataggCACATGACTACCAGCAGGTTTTTCCTGGACTGTCATCAACTCTGTTCTATTTTTCTTGGTCAGTCGTTGTTGCTGTAGAGCTAACTGTATGGGAAGCTTTTCTAACGTAAGGGTATCAAATTGAACACTCAAAGCAGTAACTGCCATATCTCAAGAAGGAGGTAGGCTGTTCAGGATTGTGCTGATCTGCATATTGTCAGATATGACATTCCCTACCACAgctaaatctttagccatgaccaacatcttgttGACATGGTCCATTACATTATCTGACTCTTTCATCCTATAGGAATTGTATTGTTCTTGCAGTAGCTGTATGTGCATCGCAGTCATGGTATTGTATTTAGAAGCGATAGTATCAAACATATCCTTGGCagttggacaatcctcaaagactctgatttgatcatcttccatgaaggctAACATAATTGTTTTAGCCATTagatcatcagaagaaaatgactcatatgcctttttctcttcatctgtaTGTTTGTCTCCTAAAATTGGAAAAGGCTCGTTGATTACATAAACTAGTCTTTCTAGGGTCAAGGCCAACATTATTCTATgcttccatgcatggaaatttGTCCCATTCAGTTTTTCGGTCTTAGCTAATTCAGAAGCTCCgactcttgatgtcatttctaaattgaTTTCCCATGGCAAGTTAAGAACAACAATAgcaaatagaaataaaatttacaataaatatcacatcaagaggtcttaaaataaatatgcatgTACATCAATCTCAAACaacattctaaaataatatttagaacAAGAGAATTATAGATTAAATTTAATACGTATATAACTCTTTTTCAgagtcattttcattttcaaaaccctctttctccactGTTTAACAACAAGCTAGAGGGTGCCATACGAAATTTCGTATAAGAGCAAGGTTTTCCGCTAAAATTGCTAAATAAATTTCCGGAACCCCTTATAGCAATTTATAATAACGCTGAGAGTCCCCATAAGTAATTTCTTATAAAGTTCCAGGTCTTTGATGAGAATTAACTTTcgcgagcctctttttgaaaaacttttcagCAAAAATGTTGCGGCTTTAATTTATGAAAAGTGTAACAGCCTATTTGAAGATCAAGCGTAATTGAAGgacatttttgtaatttgtgaACTTGGAGTATAAAGTTCTTTCCgcccgttttcttttttcattttcactttcgttttctctctcctcccgaGAGTTCTTCCCTCTCGTGTGAAAACTACCGCAGCGCCTGTTCGTCCTGAGCGTGAAAGCTGCGTTGGTGCCGCCTCCTTGGTCCAAGCCGAGAGTTGCGCTCCGGCGGGGTTGCTCTAGGGTGGAGGATACGGCGTGAGGCTAGCTTCACAATACGGTGGTCACGCACGGTTGTAACTCGAGTGAGGGCGCATGAGTTGGTGGGACCGCATACTGGTCGGGTTCGGCGAGGTTGAAGGTGCACTTGACGGACTGCCCTGTTCCAAGCCGTGAGTTGTCTCAGGGCACCCGGCCGAAGGGCTGGTTATTATGTTACTTAAAATGGAGGGGACCGCGTGAGGCTGGTTTCACAGAGCAGCGTACACCTCCCGATCTCGGCAGTGGAAGGATAACAAGCCGTTGCTCCCCTCCCTTGCTTACCCGAGCCTGACCCCAATCCTTTTGGGTAACTTCGTGCCACTCAGAGAGCGGCGGGAACTTTTCCCTGTCAAGCAGGGAGCTGGCAAAACCAGTGACCGGAGCTTTTCTTGTCGGCATTAGAGAAAACAGGTCACCCACTGCTCACAGGTGAGTTTTGGATTTTTGGGTTTCCCTGATCTCTGGCTACACTCGAGTGACTGCCGTTTGCTGAGACAAGGGTAAACAGACagagagaaaattttcttgaaatcaGACGCGTCTTCCTCTGTGCTCAAGCCCAAATCACTTCTCTGCCATCATCAGGAGGAAGACGCCAGGGTTCCTAACGTTTGGTGTTGGCTGCTCATCGGCAGAGAAGGCAGGAGCAGAGGAGTCGAGGTTTACAAGAAAGTGggtcattaaaaaaatgtgagaatGACAAGAACCACAAGCCCTAACGCTTTCTGCCCCTTTGTGAACAAATTTTCGTCACTCAGTTTTAAAGTTTGAGGGCCAAAAAAAATGCCAGACAAGGCAACAGGGACGAAGCAAATCATACTAATCACGGAGGATTTCTCATCTGTAACAGAGGGTTTTCAAAAAAGAAGGAACTCTCAAACAAGgtatatgttttcctttttttttttttttttttgttcctttaggTTCTCTGCTTTGTGAAGTCGACAATGCTGTCTGAAATTGGCAGCATTGTCTGATACAGAAGATTTTATGGTCTAAGCATCTCAAAGGAACAGAGGACAAATAAACTGAAATACCATGTTCTAGAATGACAAGCACATAAACTTCATGGATCGATTTGCAGTCATCATGCTTCTTGAATAACATGTTCAAAAATAATTGAGCATGCTAATTTGCATACAGAAAGCCTTAACTTGCTTCATCCACACAGCATAGTTCTAAACTTTTGATCTAGCATGTTTTCATCATTCACGGAACATGATTCTAAGAACATGATGCATATTTACGCATTCACAGCATGATGCATATTTAGGCATTCACCAAGGACATCACAGAAGTCTGAAAGGACTTACttcctggctctgataccactgttggacGTTTTTCTATGCAGCAGAAATCTCCCTATGTTGGTTCAGCAAGATCTCCAGCGTCCTCTGTGAAGAACAGCAAACaagagcaagaggaagaggaagagagagaagataagTCAGTTTTattttggggttttcttccaAAGGGCTTCTCACGGATTATCATCTTGAGAGTTTGCTAGGAATTTAAAGCCCAGCCCtttaggttttccccaacccTAGCTACGGTTACGTGGGAGATTCTTTAGGAGATATTGTAGGAGTACTTTTAGattcggatagggctcaatggccactatccaacaaaaAGATCCTGCACCAGCCATCAAAACTTAGTTCTTCTTGTCGCTGTCCTTCTGTTGTCTGTCCATTGTGCTGAAAAGATCCTGCACCAGCCATCAAaacttagaagaagaagaagaagaaaaggaagaagaagaagaccaagaaaaagaaaaagaaagaacaaatgaGAGAGAGTACCTTGAGAAGGAAAGCTGCGGACGGGTCGAACCATTTTGGAAGTTTGCCTCCTAAATTTTGGTATGACCAAGTAGGTACATGCTCGCATGGCCATCTTCTTCAGTTACCTATGCCTCCAAATAGTACAGATGCATTTCTTTCCTATTTACCTCATCAGTTTGTTCTTTTGCTCTAGCTCATGCACTCGCTAATATATCTATGCTTTGGAAAACAGGATAACTTGTTTGataacttttttatgagttttcaaaagcacaaataaaattttgggtgCAAAAAAGTACACATGGGTCTAAATATTTGTTAAGGAAGCACCTCGCTTTTGCTGTGTTGGTCAttcttcaaaacattttttgctGGGTTATCTTTAACTCCAATGAATCCAAGTATTTCATTGATTTCACccaaaattgcaaaatttttagcACACCCACATATTATGTGAGGACCTTTTTATCATCGTTGAAAAAGTTGCAGTGCTTGAATTCAGAACATTCATATCTTAAAATGTTCCTTACTAAAATTGTTTTTTGTGTGGCCTGTACCAGGTACCTGGTATTGACACTCACTATGTTTTCAGTTCGCCTGACCAGACCAGTTATATTATGCCCCTTCAAACTttttaaataagtttttttttaattaatgaacAGCCCAAAATATAGGTCATCTGAAACTAAAGGAAATAAAGCTGCCAGAAACGAAACATTTATCTCTTGTGAGAGACACAATACGCAAACCAATCGATCTAATGTATATAGTATCATTTGCCTGCTTTTCTATGTTTAGTGGTACAAAGTCCATTTAAGAAAATTGAACGGCAAAATCTGGTTATTTAGACTCATTCAATCTCTAATCAGAACCCATCTGAACCAACAAGATAGATGgtcaagagaaaaataagaaaaaaatatataatgactattttttcatttaatatcAAGTTACacatttttatcattgtttttttttttcttaaccatcctCTTACTTTAAATGGACAATCTTAGATGACTCTACACACACTCATTAcaaatatacatttatataaaaaaaaaatgtagatatTCTCATTCGGTTACTGATTGCTTCCGTATTAAatcttacattttttatataagtaattttggttttttctcgTGAAAATGACCATACACCACTAATTTGGGAGTTCTTCCATTTTCTAGCCGTAGTGGACTGGTCTACGGTCTTCGTCATTTTCAACAACATTCGTTGACGGTAGAGTTCCCGGAACGCAGGAATTGCCATCTCtccgtgtttttttttttccctttggtcAGTAGGTCCAACTTGTTAGCTTTACAAATTTATTCtataaatattaacaaaaaggCATGTGAACGCTTTGACGCATTTACAAAAGCATGCTACATTTTGGGAAATTATATTTTCAAGTCTCGTTAAGAATGTACATTTTGAGAAATTATATTTGCAAGTCTCGTTAAGAATGAACTCTTTTCGCGGGAGGTCTACAGTTGTGTTGGTACCAAGCCATAGTTTCAACTTTTCAAGCAATTATCATGGAATTAGCTCCCATATTAATTTACTCTTTTTAAGCATGGAAGATTTGGCCTAACGTTTGATCCTTTCCTTTCCCACTGTTGATTTTATCTTCAAATTGTTTCAAGAAGGGCAAGGCTCTACCAAGTTGAAAAATACAACCAATGACTCAATGAGTGCATTGGGTGGCTAAATTTTGCCCGCCAAACCCACAAAACGCTCTGCTCTTTTGGCGGTGGTGCTCTCATCGCCACAGCAGAAACCTTCCTTCTTGGGAGTCTGGTGCAGCCTGTTATTTTGACCCAACTGTCCAAAACTTTACCTCCTAATTCTGTGGAGTTGTTTTTGTCTTCCCTTACAAGATGAAACTGCCGGCCTTCAATGCGATAATTTGGCATCAATGCGAGCAGAGATGATGCTGAAGCGGCATGGATTCCTATGGTACTGCCCTTCGCCTTGCTAATTTCTTTTTTCGTTCTGTTTCATTCTTTTGTGATTACAAACCTTATATTTTTGTTGGCCTTTTTGGTGGAAATGGTGACCACCCATTGCTTGAGTCTTTAATGGGAATCATTCTTATCAGTATGCTTAAGAGTTGAAATGACGGACACCAAGATTTCCTGTATGGCAATTCACAGATACTATATGCAGCGACATTTCCGATGCCATTTATGCTTCTGATAATTTACAGTCATCCATCCGCCATTATCTTCCCTTTTTCCCATGTCTTTCTTTGTTCCATTCTGTTTTTCTGTCCTCTCCGCATAGTTGGTATTCTGAATGATAGCCTGAAATGTTTACTTCtttatgatctttttttttgcttagttCTTTAATAACGCAAACGAGTAAATCGACGTGCAGAAATGGGATTTTGAAGAAGCCTTTCAGATGGGTCTTCCTGGGCATGACATGGCTGTTGCTCTTGTGAATCATGCACCTCTAGATCTTGGTTCTCAGCCTCCTCTGAGACAGGATACATGTGCCCCTCTGGTTTCAGGCACAGATTCCTTCTTGTGTAAAAGGAATTGCGATGTTCCCTCAAATTCTCCCGTCGGTTCAGCTTGCATGAATTTACCTTCTCGAGGCCGGAGCAAGTCTATTCGGATTCATACGCTAAGCAATAGAAATACCGATACTTTCTTTCGACCTGACGGTGCTCTGAACTGCAAAGATTGGCC
Proteins encoded in this region:
- the LOC116250372 gene encoding uncharacterized protein LOC116250372, with translation MTSRVGASELAKTEKLNGTNFHAWKHRIMLALTLERLVYVINEPFPILGDKHTDEEKKAYESFSSDDLMAKTIMLAFMEDDQIRVFEDCPTAKDMFDTIASKYNTMTAMHIQLLQEQYNSYRMKESDNVMDHVNKMLVMAKDLAVVGNVISDNMQISTILNSLPPS